A stretch of DNA from Solenopsis invicta isolate M01_SB chromosome 5, UNIL_Sinv_3.0, whole genome shotgun sequence:
ttattctcaaatttattctcaatttttctcGAGCACGTTTATGCTCTGACTCGCATACCAAGGCTCATTTAGCCTTTCGTCTCAGCCGAAGCTAACCAGCAGGTAAGAGCCTGTGGATCGTCTATTAGATAGAGCCTACGACGTGACGAACGTATGCTACGCATAAGATGCGTTTTCTTCCTTTTCTACTTAAAGTAGATGTAGGAAACCTCGAATAATTTTGATACTTACTCAAACTTTTTTTGTGTTTCTTAAGTTTTCTCATCAGGCGTCTCATCTTTCTCTCTAATCTGTTCTTTTTTTCATCCGAATCTTCATATCTTCTTTTTCCCATTTTTCCTTGATATGTTGAAAGACGATGTGACATCCTCGGCACAAGAAAAAAGAATGACAACATCGATGTGAGTTCATGGATGGTAGACTTCACGGATGATAGTCTTTGGTCTTTAAAATTTGTGGCACCCCGGCGTAGGATTGAGGAGTACTACGTTTTATCTTGAGGAAAGAGGCGcgaaatacaattaattttatttttctttcttaaatctATGATCAtgtatattcaattttaattttcttttattaatgtgACAAttgattactttaattttattctcttctgatttaaattaagtacataaaattagaaagcctaaaattattatttggcctTAAGAACCGCTGTGACAAAGGCCTTCTAAtcttgtgttttaatttcgtcaaTCCAATGTAACTTATTactgtttaaattaattgttttaattttttcttttcttttataaatcaatgaCCATGTTTTtggcatttttaaattcttttaattaatatgacttttattatgaaattaatgtttgctttttctttctttattctttcatttctaatttttaatttctgtctaaatatttacatacagcttaataaataattctttatactGACGGAGACATTTCAATTGATTTTAcacattgttataaaaataataatccatCTCGGATTCACAGCATCTTTGCTCTTTATTCACTCATTGACGctaattataagtataattcAATTGAAGAAATAGTAATTCGGAATATTGCGagcattaatttaacatttttttttaccattgcTCGATGTTCTTGACTTTTTAAGTGTATGTTTTGTtcttgattaatattatattaattctgcctatattaaactaatttctaaaaattgtgcgtgcgtgcgtgcgtgcgtgcgtgcgtgcgtgcgtgcgtgcgtgccagCGTgccagtgtgtgtgtgtgtgtgtgtgtgtatgtgtgtgcaatTAGATTCAGCatcgtatattatatataatataatattatatataatcgtatattatatatacgattatcataattactatttttacttttaaaagtaaCAGTTGTAAAAAATCAAGTTTGACGTTTTTAATCTGTACACAATTTGACAAACACGTTGTCATAATACTAAAAAGCATACATCTCACACTCTACCCAGATAACCAAGTTAGACTCAGCACATCGGGCAATCTAATGCATTGCATGTATTGTTGTGAATTTGCAGGCAATTTGCTGGCTACAAAATTTAACGTAACACTGAGTCAGCAACAGGAGAGCAAAAACACAACAtcagttaatgaaatgttaagaccaaacgttaattaataataacatatcacgTTGACAGCAAACTATCGGCTCGTCATGAGCTTGCATTCGTATATATCATAATGACAGCAATATGTCATCAAAATGATGGCAcgtatgatatcaaaagtttaatacaagaagtagaatatttggtgaatattgttaaagattctAAATTGCAACTTATTATCGACAATTTGGTGACATGACAATATTCGGTCCCGCCATGTGTAAGACCCCACgcgaacaagtgagtgctggcgctaccgctaggcggccacgccgcgggggatttctcgtgagtcaagtgcggtcacaagcgttatatctaggcgccccCACGGCCGACTCCTCAATTCATACCATGGTTCGTACGTCAGTGAGCCTTTAGGAGCTACATATTGTAGCATCGAAACGAATACTCGTTCTCATTCTTTCAAAACATGACGTGTGTAGAACGctgttctacataaaattttatatttatggtGTAGAAATTCCAATCAAtctgaattacttttttttttaaatcgattttaatcgcacattttcggcagagAAGTATCTtgagactatattaatattctggtgaaagaattttgcaaatattgcagcagatatatacaaatttcttgcaagaattcaactacagaatctttcagaagaattgagtatgaaaaagcagatcataacgttctgttcgcagaatctttcaagaatctgctgcaagatttactgcAGTTTTGCAGAAAATGACTACTAGAATAGTAATCAAATTGCTGACAACAAAGCTTCACGTGTAGATATCATGTATGATGATGACTTgctgacattttgatatcaaacacaTCAGTTGAATGTAGTGCACGCATGATAACAATTTGCTGGTAATTTGCTGTATTTAAATGAAGACTTTAATGACGTCAAAACAATAGACAGTTTGTAGAAACAGGTTCTAGTTTGATGAAATTGAATGCGGAATAAGTGACAGCAAAATGTCATCTGATTACGGTCATTTGGCTATCAGGGTATGCACTGTATAATTGAAATGCTATGATCATCGTTCCTAATACAAGGAGATTATATGAAGAAGACTTAATATGAGTCAAAACCTTTGGGTTGAATAATGTAATTTGGGTTATATGAACGCCCTTTTTCATAGTTCTTATGAATATTTGCACAATAAAATCCAGTGACGACTgttagtgataaaaaaataccatttaattctttttgtagcgtttgaaattaattgttttttaaataatgtttatcaCTGAGGATAATCACAGTGCACAGTCAAAACATTTGATGTTATGTTCTGTCTATTAAatcattgtttataaataacatttcaacCCAGCTTGCTTATTAACCTAATTTTCTACGTATTGATTTCAAATACTAAGAGCACAgttctatttttcaatttaaaaaatttacattttaaaatgtttttacctGTTAGATGCTTATTTACAATAATCCAGTCATTAGTGTTCACTCCTTCGATTATTGTATCCTCGTCATGCGGTTTCAACCAATGAGTGGCTAACGTAGACGAGAAGTCCAAGCTACTTtgcgttgcaaaatttatagGTATCCACCATGTTTCCTCCTTGTTTCCTTTATAGTTAGAATTGTTTTCCagatatgtaaatatttcttgcgTCAACCTGATTTCGCCTGTAGTATAATCTCGATGAACAGTAACGAGAGGATACCATGCCTGCTCAAACCAAGTGTTCATTACCtcttttactttaaaatcatCATGGGGTACATTTGACTCATCGAGAGCGTCTTGTAATGTCTTCCATAAATCGTTTGGCGTAGCACTACTATATTCGCTAAAAACCAataatatgtgtaaaattatttgttattttgcatataaaaattataataaagtaataaatgttttaaaaatttattgtatactgACTGTGCTTGaaggtattttattaaaccGTTCCGAAACACATCTTCTGTCAAGAAATGCGATGCCATTCGCAGGAGAAAAGCCGCTAATAAATGAGAAgcataatatgaaattattttttaaaaagcagacaaatatataatatgaagtaaaataagatttatacagatttatatttttaacataaaacctTTTTATAAcgattgttataattttatttaaaatttttaaaaacttaaagcGAACACaaataattacacaattaagaagaaaaaagctacgttgcaaaagcggatcttaatattcaataataatttcaagaatttatatatatttacgggTTCATTTAAACTATGCACAGTATATTTGCTAAGTTTTGAACACAACTCTATAAAttcatttaagaaattattattgaacaccGAAATTCGTTTTCAACTAGGATGTAGCCACTTTCTTAATGGAAAATGTGTTAGTATACATCACCGTCTTAACACGTCATTATTTATTcacaaataattacattataaacagatgtgtctataaaaattaagttgatataaaacgttttatatataataatgttaatttaatacatactCTCTTAAATTacactaataaaaatatcactcTTGAAGATAGTAAAGAAACTTCACTGATTGCGAGAATTAATGAATATCACTGTTCTTCagtatatatgttaatattcgcactttatatttctattttatatttccttgatatttctaatatatttcattaatcgaactagtgcgcactcagtgGACTAATTACAGAGTTTTGGTACAAGGAcagtatatcaattttaatgcaAACGCCTCATTATTGTTCATTAAAAAACGCTGTAACTAACAACTTTTAGTGAAATCTTCCTGATTTATAGTgttagaattataattatgatgatcaatgattatttactattttttagtGATTACATATTGATTCCGTTTTAAAGAAAGGTCTCATTATGCGTTGCATTGCACACGAGTTATACAAAGAGTTTTTCCGTATGATAAAGTGTTAttgcaattttacattattatttcggTACTTAAGTTGTCACAttccataaataataattattcgtgtatgatgaattatataaaaatttcttacatttcctATACGTTCTGGAggaaaatgctttaaaaaagaCATCTGAATGACCGGTAATATTTACATGAATTGGCTCAGATTTCCTTGAATCACAATCCAGCATTTGTTGTTCCAAGGTCACTACAGTATAATCCATCAATcgcttttctttgaaaaactgaGAAAAACAAATTCATATTAAAAACGAAAACATATGTATGACATATTTTGATTGCATAATCTGTTGATACCTTGTCAGAAATATAATGTTTTAGATATGTCGAGATGCCTTCGCTCAACCACAAATATTTCCACCAAACTGAACTGACTAAATTTCCGAACCATTGGTGCGCTAATTCGTGAGTGATTGtcataatattttgtatgttaCTACTTAAACTATTGTCTCCAAGAAGTAAATcttgtctaaaaattttttatgtacaaatagtTGAAGtatattgaaagagaaattatgATGTATCTGTTATGTTatgtaatagtaaaataattggAAGGAAATATTGTGTGACatgtatattgttatttataatacagaATTAGTAAATATCCCTCTATTCtaattatgtaaacattttattgtaatttctttttaattgaaggTATATTTTCTCTGGcctagaatattaaaattttcgattttttttgtattttttttactatttaacaaATCTTGCACTGACAAGAAAAATTATGCCAATTGTGTATGATTCTCGTCCGGACGTTTCTCTCTTCGATtgtccgttctaattggacgattccgcCAAATGGCGACGAACCTGGGTTAaaaccattgaactatactctaactggaatgggaaCTGCTatataacgtccgtaagcggaaaacgtgatagaaatagcatgatgcaaGGGGCCAACCTcctttttctaagcgttctctgcgcatgcgtcagcattcaccttacattcctactcaaaagttaaattttttctttgtgtttatgttgatacagcatgtaacggaattcgtggaaacgaggaagaaattaacttttacttaaaaagttacttaaatacttaaaaaaatataatacaattttgcttttgttttatttatgtatgtcactcgAGTCTCTTGTTTATCTATTCTCATatgccggtactgcaaaactttctaacgtaaCTATACTGACAAAGAAAGACTATACTGActggcccttcgaaatggctcactctctcgtcacgttttctggcggctagtgcTTATTCCAGtcagagtatagttcaatggttaAAACACactgcagtcgaaaacgctattagtattgggattttaactcgTGTCTaatatggccgcctcaataaaGTTTTTCTATGACTATGTTCACTACACACTCAAATATGAGAGTGTAGTGTGAACACAAACGTGAAATAAtcttattgaggcggccatagttaaaatcccaataggTGACTAAGCATTAACTTTCACGCAAAACGAAGCTAACTTCACCCCTCTCCTGTTCCAGGTGGAATTTCACGCTATAGAATCAAACGTTATCACTATGATTATTACTTGACTGAATTTGTATTTAAACGACAATTTCAATACCATgattatatagataaattttttaaaataatagctATGTTCTACACtattaataatgatgatgatgttgttaaaacaaatagtaaaaataaataaaattataatgcttaaataaataatatattgttaaacttattttgataacaactttttaacaaatcacGCCAACTAAAAGCTTTTGAAGATTAAGCTGATAGCATAGAAAATGCATAACAtcacataagcacaacataagacaaATATACCAAATATGATCTTGTGTTATGGTAAAATCACTATGACGATTTTATGTTAGACGTTCATTAGTTTTATGTTATGTCTATGTTCTGTTATAACTTTCATATGCTATAAGCTTCACTTAGAATAATGAtgttgataacatatgtcaagatcaacGTAATCGGAGCTGGacttgtatattaattaattaccgaaaatttcaatattagaGACAGTTTCAAGTTTTGAGtctaaagttaataattatcaaattctgTACCATTTTGCTTTTTTTGCAGTAGttcattagaaattaatttatattataaagatttaCAAATCAGCGTGCATCCACGTGATTCTGCAATATAAGTTCAATTGTTAATGTTTAAGGTTGTCAGGCACGTGATGAAGTAATAAAAGAAGTGCTTTAAATAACAATGCTATGTATTGACGAATGTCACTTTGTTCTttacagaattttatatatacttatatatagaGGGAAGAAGATGATTGTgatgatatatgtatacagattTGAAGACATGCGTACAATTCGAAAAAACTACTTGTTACACAGTAGTGTTTccgtaaaaataaagtattaaaaaaattgaaaaaatgcataatttttaaaaccttAGATCAAAAATCTcttcttaaaaattttcctttgATGGAAGATTTATACTCACTCATAGACAATCATACCCCAATTTTCAGTGGCCACATGACCATAAAGTGGAATGGCAACATGATCTATTTTTGGCACACGAACAGTACTATTGGTGAATTTTTCAAGTTCCTGCATTACCTTTTCGACAATATCGAGAGTATGTGCGGCATGAGAAAGAAGGTGTTTTGGACcccatattttgatattaccgTCTAAATTTGAAACATAATCATAATCAGCAATCACGAATGCCACTAAATTGGTAGACATAACAGGAGTTGTCTCGAAGTACGTCCATAATTTTCCATCGGCTTCGTCGATTTCTGATCGCACGGATGGCATATTCGATAATGCTGTATAATTAGGATAGTGCTTGATAGAAAACTTGAAGGTCGCTTTTATGGCAGGTTCATCCCAACATGGAAATACTTCTCGCGCACTAATTGGTTGTAAATGTGTTACTGCTAacaatctataaatttattattttcttctttacattttaaacatttctgTGTTGACATATGatataaaggaaaatttttaataccaaCATAAGTTTTCTAAATTGACATGCTTTTTTTTCTCGGATATTAAACTTTACGAATAGTCCTAATAACAAGATGCAGAGCAGAATCCGGCAGAATCTGCGTGCACTTAAATGCAGCAaaattgagtcagatgtgcaaaagattattttcaCTATAGTCCTGCTGACAGTCTGTCAGAAAGATTTGTGCAAtgacatatatatatgaattctGTTTACAGATACTTGCTGcagaaattgaatttaattgaagCCGATTCTTTCCGCTAATTGGAGTCTGTAAACAGAATGCTGCAATTCTTGCATCAGATATATGCAAGTTTCTTTTGCAAGAATTTGCCTTTTTCGGAGGACTTAAgcagaatgaggaagcagatcgTAGTCTTGCAGCAGTCTTGCAGTAAATTACTACTAGGGAGAGGAGAAGGGGGTATATTATATGTACTGCGAACAATACgtttacccctattatctctgttattataTTACGAATTTTAATAActgtttatggaattattcattTTGTGATTGAACATATAGTGGTGCTAATATGTCAATGCGCAAtaactgacaattattataaagcgtTTTGCTTTTTGAGTACTTGTAAACTTTCTTAAGGTATACATTTCATcacttaatcatttttaaacttgagcgtattatcacacaaatgcaTGTACAtgcgagtgttttttttttgttatttaactatatatttatttgtatatattttaagttatgcaaagttataCAAAACcacaattttgataatatggctttttaatcaaaatttttatatcaaaatatatcattgataaattgattgtcactcTAAAAGACTGtgtttctaaactttttttaaaaaatgagacaTAAGACTTTTAACAAAAAAGTCAACACCCTTAGGATTTTTCTCTCCTCCGCCTTTCTTCTTGATTTGCATATACTgtattaaaaattcgtaaaatagtGTGAAAGTGAAATATGTACACATCtcttacaaaaattaagatagcgTAATTTTTCTAGCTATATTTTGAAAGCCAATGTAAGGCCTATTTacagtacattggctttacattggttaacattggcgaaacattggttatgttggaagtacattggccaatatttcccaataaaAAGCCAATATTGTTCATAGAAttaattgcacatgtacttgtaatattcTTCGCCAATTGTtatacaatattgcatttacattggaagtgcattggccaagatttgtccattaaaagcaaatattgttttttttagaaacggtaatgtgctgctgatgtgctgccaatgttacgagtcaataattgtattttaaatattatcaatagatgaaataggtcataaatgaagaaacctcgatctacatctcaatgagcaaacaacattttccaattattaaaaaaaaatttttttaataaaaattttttataattaatttaattattatattattttgacatatattttctaattgcattcttactcaaacaaatagcagaaaagttattccagatactattccgcatttatggaattcgtaaaaaaattataacttcatatttgtttttataaatgatgtGCTTTAGTTATAcacatattccatttttttgataacttatattgacctgatctaccagttttATATacgtatcagcacaaagtgttcacaggtcatcacgagggattaGTTTGCAATAATCacacaggtcaagcaacgttcaccgaagTTGCAACTTGGATGGATGACCGCTTATGTCCAAAAAAAATTCGAATAATATTGCAACTTTAATATTGGTTAAACAGAGTTAAAGTGTTAACCTTCTAATATTAGACCAATGTTGAAAACCCAATGCACAgccaatatataatatcgtacttatatatatattttttttcaatattagacCAATATTACAActccaatattggttaaataagggtcAATATCATAgtttgcaatattggaccaatattgaaaatcaattcacacccaatagattgggtttacattattttccattattgaaccaatattttgtgctactagggtACTTCTAAACCgattaaaaaccaattttatacTGTTCTGGATGGATTTAAACTCGAATCTTTAGCATGAAGAGCAAACTCGCAACTCCTTATGCCACATTGTCACTAGATCcgatatacagggtgatccataatggttggaacaactatttaccatgaGAGATGACTTACTGAtttccatataaattacatagagTGCAGTCGGTAtgtcatctcttatggtaaatagttgttccaaaCATAATGAATCACCAAGCATTACTCTGTATATGGCGgaccaaaatgtaaaattttttgggATTTGATCAAATCGTATTCTAAGGATTTTTGGGGTAACTGATAATGAATCTGTAATTAAACTGTTAAAGAACGAAGGCACTTTAGGGCCGAAATTTGTCCATAACGGGGAACCTGTAaatttggtatatttttatgtttttgcgTCTGGTGAATTtgaatatacaatttaaaattatccaaaGTTCAGGGAACTTTATGAAAAGGCGATATTTCTACACAAAAACCTAGTTTTGCGATACATGTtttctaatagtaattttgaactcaaagacctctttttttataaatttctttaaacaattttgaacaattttaaattttatatttgaattcagCAGaaccaaaaacaaaaatataccaAATTCACAGGTTTCCCGTTATGGGCAAATTTTAGCCCTAAAGTGCCATTGTTCTTTAATATGGCGGACAAATGTACTTAATTTTGTTGGGTTCGAAAGTGATATTTGGTCTGCTAGATTAAAtccgctattttgaattttgaaatcttAATTACATATTCATAATCAACGTCTCTGAAGATCTCTAATATAGCATGAATTGGATGCTAATTTCATGAAAGGGTTAAAAGGGCATGAAAGGGTTAACGTTAAACAgggaaaaaataatatttctaaagataCTTTGAATGTTTTTGAACGCAAAaagattctaaaaaataaaaaattaaaattatgcaattttgtaacaaaatattttgtatattttaaattaaaccaaatttttaattttacttttcttgcTAATCATATTACCGTACTTTTCCTTTTTACCAGATTATCGATacgtcatatttttataaataacagtcttataaaataatgatttttttaattattttaaatcgaacaaaatgttttttatagatttttgaatattaaaacatattatatcACAAGCCAATTTTCATCAGCACATTAAAGTTCCgaagtaattgtaaaatttgaaacaatattataaaaattgctataataatatacgtaatacAACTAATACATAACACTGTCTTACTTGTATTATGTTTTCAAAgctttattttagtttttgttatGATATATAATTCATAAACAATGTGATACGTCACGGTAtcgattatttttctttaattattgcaaGAAAGTCATAGAACTAATAAAcgtttaatatgtaatttaataattaaatatgaatcaAAGTAcagatgaaataattaaatttaactgaaaATAATATCAGTTATTTAACATTCTAATCCTTTTGTTTAATGTTACCACCTATACAACTTTTTAAGTTTTAAGTCTTTAGTATATGATAACACGACGATCATGGTGTTCAATTTATGAGTATAAATactataacataaatatttattaaaagtataaaaattaataaattagcaggaaatatatattctttgttATACAATCTTCTACTCAGTCAgtctttaatctttttttagagTGGTAACCCGTTAGCGTACTTTGGGTGTACgcttatttacaatttacacagatTTAGAGAGATTTGCAATTTAAGGCCACTTGCAACTGGCCTAATTTAAAAAGGTCCTTATggcaaaatattttctgcagTTTACGATTGCCTTCCGAAATAgcgatagaataaaattaaatgtttctcaTTGGTCGAATTTGAATTCGGGACTTTAGCATACAGAGTAGATGTACAACTTTTTGAGCCACAATTACTTCTTATGTCATATAATATATGTAGATcaataaatgttttctatttGCAGTTATTTGCTTCATATTTATGTCATCTTGTTATATTAGCATATAACgttatatttgcataaattattattaataatttaaattaatttttaaaatgaatacTTACGCCTTGTTTCCTTTGTCGTTAATATAAAGTCTTCTGAACAATCCGCGATTATACCTATAATCATTCGAGCGTATCACACCCGTAAAAGTAAAATGCAACGTATACATTACAGGATCCAATAGTTCCTCAAATCTTATTGtcaaaatttgtgtttcaaagTTATATACATGCTGCTCTGGAACATACTCCGATTTAGAATTTACATCTACGCCTTTGCGAATTAGCTTTGTCAGCGATTTGTCTATTGTGAGGTCTAAAACGTGCAATTCGATGTCATTCGTCGATTCGCGCACTTCAACATCGATGTTCGTTTCGCCATTAGTAGTAAAGTTATTTTCCACAATATGTGGTATTAGTTTTATATCGTAATGGATGGGCACAACATTCTGTCGTAGACGAAATCGATTCTCGTTGACATCTTGCACTATTTGATCATTTACTGTTTCACTATCTTGAAGAAAAACGCCTTGGCTGGTGAGAAGTAATAAGACTGCTGCCAATAAACTTTTGACGATTGCCAttacgtaattatttatatagcgGTTACAAGAACTTATAAGACTGACTCTATAAGACTAACGAAATGACTTGCTCATCG
This window harbors:
- the LOC120357710 gene encoding aminopeptidase Q-like isoform X1, encoding MAIVKSLLAAVLLLLTSQGVFLQDSETVNDQIVQDVNENRFRLRQNVVPIHYDIKLIPHIVENNFTTNGETNIDVEVRESTNDIELHVLDLTIDKSLTKLIRKGVDVNSKSEYVPEQHVYNFETQILTIRFEELLDPVMYTLHFTFTGVIRSNDYRYNRGLFRRLYINDKGNKALLAVTHLQPISAREVFPCWDEPAIKATFKFSIKHYPNYTALSNMPSVRSEIDEADGKLWTYFETTPVMSTNLVAFVIADYDYVSNLDGNIKIWGPKHLLSHAAHTLDIVEKVMQELEKFTNSTVRVPKIDHVAIPLYGHVATENWGMIVYEQDLLLGDNSLSSNIQNIMTITHELAHQWFGNLVSSVWWKYLWLSEGISTYLKHYISDKFFKEKRLMDYTVVTLEQQMLDCDSRKSEPIHVNITGHSDVFFKAFSSRTYRKSAFLLRMASHFLTEDVFRNGLIKYLQAHEYSSATPNDLWKTLQDALDESNVPHDDFKVKEVMNTWFEQAWYPLVTVHRDYTTGEIRLTQEIFTYLENNSNYKGNKEETWWIPINFATQSSLDFSSTLATHWLKPHDEDTIIEGVNTNDWIIVNKHLTGFYRVNYDATNWQRIAAFLNTDNYHKIPVLNRAQIVDDAYYMMQTERLDFTTFIEIINYLSNETDPAPWFNVIENMFIKNNFLRLPKGEAILKPYLSNLMHKLFEHIGFEENPEDDILTIEMRRYFHKYVCLYGFADCQATIISKLLAYMEDPVANNPSYQEEQLICFGLKKANESFWDQLLQTQQRTSNSYKQFLGCSENLHILERHLNSLSNDTEEYYIFSEKMFQFFPNTDVVLELVTTNYEKFKDDPNIVTKLIYNSFREEEFNKIEAFAEQHNKHYEGNLKRRKIMLEDMKNDLPKFLGALENKQSILK
- the LOC120357710 gene encoding aminopeptidase Q-like isoform X2, translating into MAIVKSLLAAVLLLLTSQGVFLQDSETVNDQIVQDVNENRFRLRQNVVPIHYDIKLIPHIVENNFTTNGETNIDVEVRESTNDIELHVLDLTIDKSLTKLIRKGVDVNSKSEYVPEQHVYNFETQILTIRFEELLDPVMYTLHFTFTGVIRSNDYRYNRGLFRRLYINDKGNKALLAVTHLQPISAREVFPCWDEPAIKATFKFSIKHYPNYTALSNMPSVRSEIDEADGKLWTYFETTPVMSTNLVAFVIADYDYVSNLDGNIKIWGPKHLLSHAAHTLDIVEKVMQELEKFTNSTVRVPKIDHVAIPLYGHVATENWGMIVYEQDLLLGDNSLSSNIQNIMTITHELAHQWFGNLVSSVWWKYLWLSEGISTYLKHYISDKFFKEKRLMDYTVVTLEQQMLDCDSRKSEPIHVNITGHSDVFFKAFSSRTYRKSAFLLRMASHFLTEDVFRNGLIKYLQAHEYSSATPNDLWKTLQDALDESNVPHDDFKVKEVMNTWFEQAWYPLVTVHRDYTTGEIRLTQEIFTYLENNSNYKGNKEETWWIPINFATQSSLDFSSTLATHWLKPHDEDTIIEGVNTNDWIIVNKHLTGFYRVNYDATNWQRIAAFLNTDNYHKIPVLNRAQIVDDAYYMMQTERLDFTTFIEIINYLSNETDPAPWFNVIENMFIKNNFLRLPKGEAILKPYLSNLMHKLFEHIGFEENPEDDILTIEMRRYFHKYVCLYGFADCQATIISKLLAYMEDPVANNPSYQEEQLICFGLKKANESFWDQLLQTQQRTSNSYKQFLGCSENLHILERHLNSLSNDTEEYYIFSEKMFQFFPNTDVVLELVTTNYEKFKDDPNIVTKLIYNSFREEEFNKKHLLNNIINITKEI